ACATTATCCAAATCAGATACAAGTGCTAGGTCTGAAAGGAAATCCGTCAAGCTCGTCGGCTCTGAAGTAGTTTTTTCAAATTCTTGTGTAACCGTAAGAAACTCATTCAAGTTATCGATTCTAGCTTCTGATTCTAACGTATTCTCTGCTTTCAAGCTTTCCATATAACCAGATTTTTCCAATAATTCTTCAACTAATTCGGTTATCGAAACGAATTCTGACATATTTTGTAATTCTTGGAGTACTCGATAAAATGTATTAATTTCTTTGGCAGCTCTTCCACTTAAAGGCGACATCTGAACATTCTTAGCCGCTTCGAAATAAGAAAAATCATATTCATTTGCAAATCCATATAATTTTTCTAAGCTGACATTTCCAACGCCACGCTTGGGTACGTTAATAATTCGGTTAAAACTCAAATCATCAGCCGGATTGGCTATCAAATGTAAGTACGCTAAAATATCCTTTATTTCTTTGCGATCATAGAACTTATGTCCGCCAACCATTTTATATTGAATATTTGACTTTACTAAGGTGTCTTCTACAACACGTGATTGCGCATTGGTTCGATATAAAATAGCAAAGTCTCCGTATTTATGCTGATTGTTTCGAACTTCTTCTTGCATGACAGAGACAATATAGCGAGCTTCATCATGCTCGGATTGGGCTCGATAATAGATAATTTCTTCACCTTCTGGATTATCGGTCCAAAGTTTTTTATCTTTTCGATTTTGATTATTTTGGATGACATCATTAGCGGCTTGCAGTATTTTTTTGGTAGAGCGATAGTTTTGTTCTAGTAAGATTACTTGGGCTTTTGCATAGTCTTTTTCAAAGTTCATGATATTTTCCATGTCTGCTCCACGCCATCCATAAATACTCTGATCAGCGTCTCCTACTACACAAATATTTTTGAATTTTTGTGCTAGCAATTGCACTAATTTATATTGTGCATAGTTGGTATCTTGATACTCATCCACATGAATATAATGGAATTTATTTTGATAATATTTTAGGGTTTCTGGATGGTCCTCAAATAACTTAACCGTTAGCATAATTAAATCATCAAAATCCATTGATTGTGCATTTTCAAGTGCTCGTTGATAGGTCTGGTAGCATTCTGCAATAATATTATCAAAATAATTGTCATGTCCATTTGCAAATTCTTTAGGTGTTTGTAATTCATTTTTTGCATTTGATATTCTCGCCAAAATCATTTTCGGCTCAAATTTTTTAGAATCCAAATTTCGTTCTTTTATAATTCGTTTCATCAATGATTTTGTTTCACTCTGATCACAAATCGTAAAGTTTTTTGAGTACCCAATGTGTTCTGCTTCTCGCCGAAGGATTCGTACACACATGGAGTGAAAGGTGGAT
The Jeotgalibaca sp. MA1X17-3 genome window above contains:
- the pcrA gene encoding DNA helicase PcrA, giving the protein MVQPNKLLNGMNPKQKEAVLATEGPLLIMAGAGSGKTRVLTHRMAYLLEEKQVNPWNILAITFTNKAAKEMKERVTRLVGTAGNDMWVSTFHSMCVRILRREAEHIGYSKNFTICDQSETKSLMKRIIKERNLDSKKFEPKMILARISNAKNELQTPKEFANGHDNYFDNIIAECYQTYQRALENAQSMDFDDLIMLTVKLFEDHPETLKYYQNKFHYIHVDEYQDTNYAQYKLVQLLAQKFKNICVVGDADQSIYGWRGADMENIMNFEKDYAKAQVILLEQNYRSTKKILQAANDVIQNNQNRKDKKLWTDNPEGEEIIYYRAQSEHDEARYIVSVMQEEVRNNQHKYGDFAILYRTNAQSRVVEDTLVKSNIQYKMVGGHKFYDRKEIKDILAYLHLIANPADDLSFNRIINVPKRGVGNVSLEKLYGFANEYDFSYFEAAKNVQMSPLSGRAAKEINTFYRVLQELQNMSEFVSITELVEELLEKSGYMESLKAENTLESEARIDNLNEFLTVTQEFEKTTSEPTSLTDFLSDLALVSDLDNVEEVPQEEVTLMTMHAAKGLEFPVVFIIGVEEGIFPSFRSLMEEHEMEEERRLAYVGITRAEKQLYLTNAYSRMLYGRVQNNPASRFLEEMDQSLLKTNSTPKSAQKNVPTSRWRQKNERYDRAFSQPHQKNEKSEPTQSVSQTGTSGAEALDWNVGNKVSHKKWGVGTVVQLTGEGDGLTLDIAFKDVGIKRLLASFAPIEKM